A region of Vitis riparia cultivar Riparia Gloire de Montpellier isolate 1030 chromosome 1, EGFV_Vit.rip_1.0, whole genome shotgun sequence DNA encodes the following proteins:
- the LOC117916915 gene encoding ubiquitin receptor RAD23c-like isoform X3 gives MKIFVKTLKGTHFEIQVKPEDKVADVKANIEAVQGSDVYPASQQMLIHQGKVLKDGTTLDENKVAENSFVVVMLSKNKSSSEGSTASTAPAPAPAPAPIVKAPSASAPPPTTTSTLTAPQAPVVALPPPATVPAPAPAATPASTVTVVRSEADAYGQAASNLVAGNNFEEAIQQILDMGGGTWDRDTVVRALRAAYNNPERAVEYLYSGIPEQAEVPPVARAPPSGQAANPPAQSQQPVPAPSSGPNANPLDLFPQGIPNVGSNPAGAGTLDFLRNSQQFQALRAMVQANPQILQPMLQELGKQNPQLMRLIQEHQADFLRLINEPVEGGEGNILGQLAAAMPQAVTVTPEEREAIARLEAMGFDRALVLEVFFACNKNEELAANYLLDHMHEFED, from the exons GTTGCTGATGTGAAGGCAAATATAGAGGCAGTTCAAGGATCAGATGTTTATCCTGCTTCACAACAGATGCTTATCCATCAAGGAAAGGTTCTTAAGGATGGCACAACATTGGATGAAAACAAAGTTGctgaaaatagttttgtagTTGTCATGTTATCAAAG AATAAGAGCTCATCTGAAGGTTCAACCGCATCAACTGCACCTGCACCTGCACCTGCACCTGCACCTA TAGTTAAGGCCCCATCTGCAAGTGCCCCTCCTCCAACTACAACTTCAACATTAACAGCACCTCAAGCTCCTGTAGTAGCCTTGCCACC GCCTGCAACCGTACCTGCCCCTGCTCCAGCTGCAACTCCAGCATCTACAGTCACTGTTGT CAGATCTGAGGCTGATGCCTATGGCCAAGCAGCTTCAAATCTAGTTGCAGGAAACAATTTTGAGGAAGCTATCCAACAAATTCTTGATATGGGGGGAGGGACTTGGGACAGGGACACTGTAGTCCGTGCTCTTCGTGCTGCATATAATAACCCAGAGCGTGCAGTTGAATATCTATATTCT GGTATCCCTGAGCAAGCTGAAGTTCCACCTGTGGCTCGTGCCCCTCCCAGTGGGCAAGCTGCAAATCCTCCAGCCCAATCTCAGCAACCAGTACCTGCTCCTTCAAGTGGGCCCAATGCAAATCCATTAGATCTTTTCCCCCAG GGCATTCCCAATGTGGGTTCAAATCCTGCTGGTGCAGGGACCTTGGATTTTCTTCGCAACAGCCAACAA ttccaAGCTTTGCGAGCTATGGTGCAAGCTAATCCACAAATCTTGCAG CCTATGCTTCAAGAGCTTGGAAAACAAAATCCTCAGCTAATGAGGCTTATTCAAGAACATCAGGCTGATTTCCTTCGCCTTATCAATGAACCTGTAGAAGGGGGAGAGGG GAACATACTGGGGCAGCTTGCTGCAGCAATGCCACAGGCAGTGACAGTGACGCCGGAGGAACGGGAAGCCATAGCTCGT cTTGAAGCAATGGGTTTTGACCGTGCCCTGGTGTTGGAGGTGTTTTTTGCCTGCAATAAGAATGAGGAGCTGGCTGCCAACTATCTTTTAGACCACATGCATGAGTTCGAGGATTGA
- the LOC117916915 gene encoding ubiquitin receptor RAD23c-like isoform X2: protein MKIFVKTLKGTHFEIQVKPEDKVADVKANIEAVQGSDVYPASQQMLIHQGKVLKDGTTLDENKVAENSFVVVMLSKNKSSSEGSTASTAPAPAPAPAPTPIVKAPSASAPPPTTTSTLTAPQAPVVALPPPATVPAPAPAATPASTVTVVSEADAYGQAASNLVAGNNFEEAIQQILDMGGGTWDRDTVVRALRAAYNNPERAVEYLYSGIPEQAEVPPVARAPPSGQAANPPAQSQQPVPAPSSGPNANPLDLFPQGIPNVGSNPAGAGTLDFLRNSQQFQALRAMVQANPQILQPMLQELGKQNPQLMRLIQEHQADFLRLINEPVEGGEGNILGQLAAAMPQAVTVTPEEREAIARLEAMGFDRALVLEVFFACNKNEELAANYLLDHMHEFED, encoded by the exons GTTGCTGATGTGAAGGCAAATATAGAGGCAGTTCAAGGATCAGATGTTTATCCTGCTTCACAACAGATGCTTATCCATCAAGGAAAGGTTCTTAAGGATGGCACAACATTGGATGAAAACAAAGTTGctgaaaatagttttgtagTTGTCATGTTATCAAAG AATAAGAGCTCATCTGAAGGTTCAACCGCATCAACTGCACCTGCACCTGCACCTGCACCTGCACCTACACCTATAGTTAAG GCCCCATCTGCAAGTGCCCCTCCTCCAACTACAACTTCAACATTAACAGCACCTCAAGCTCCTGTAGTAGCCTTGCCACC GCCTGCAACCGTACCTGCCCCTGCTCCAGCTGCAACTCCAGCATCTACAGTCACTGTTGT ATCTGAGGCTGATGCCTATGGCCAAGCAGCTTCAAATCTAGTTGCAGGAAACAATTTTGAGGAAGCTATCCAACAAATTCTTGATATGGGGGGAGGGACTTGGGACAGGGACACTGTAGTCCGTGCTCTTCGTGCTGCATATAATAACCCAGAGCGTGCAGTTGAATATCTATATTCT GGTATCCCTGAGCAAGCTGAAGTTCCACCTGTGGCTCGTGCCCCTCCCAGTGGGCAAGCTGCAAATCCTCCAGCCCAATCTCAGCAACCAGTACCTGCTCCTTCAAGTGGGCCCAATGCAAATCCATTAGATCTTTTCCCCCAG GGCATTCCCAATGTGGGTTCAAATCCTGCTGGTGCAGGGACCTTGGATTTTCTTCGCAACAGCCAACAA ttccaAGCTTTGCGAGCTATGGTGCAAGCTAATCCACAAATCTTGCAG CCTATGCTTCAAGAGCTTGGAAAACAAAATCCTCAGCTAATGAGGCTTATTCAAGAACATCAGGCTGATTTCCTTCGCCTTATCAATGAACCTGTAGAAGGGGGAGAGGG GAACATACTGGGGCAGCTTGCTGCAGCAATGCCACAGGCAGTGACAGTGACGCCGGAGGAACGGGAAGCCATAGCTCGT cTTGAAGCAATGGGTTTTGACCGTGCCCTGGTGTTGGAGGTGTTTTTTGCCTGCAATAAGAATGAGGAGCTGGCTGCCAACTATCTTTTAGACCACATGCATGAGTTCGAGGATTGA
- the LOC117916915 gene encoding ubiquitin receptor RAD23c-like isoform X1, producing the protein MKIFVKTLKGTHFEIQVKPEDKVADVKANIEAVQGSDVYPASQQMLIHQGKVLKDGTTLDENKVAENSFVVVMLSKNKSSSEGSTASTAPAPAPAPAPTPIVKAPSASAPPPTTTSTLTAPQAPVVALPPPATVPAPAPAATPASTVTVVRSEADAYGQAASNLVAGNNFEEAIQQILDMGGGTWDRDTVVRALRAAYNNPERAVEYLYSGIPEQAEVPPVARAPPSGQAANPPAQSQQPVPAPSSGPNANPLDLFPQGIPNVGSNPAGAGTLDFLRNSQQFQALRAMVQANPQILQPMLQELGKQNPQLMRLIQEHQADFLRLINEPVEGGEGNILGQLAAAMPQAVTVTPEEREAIARLEAMGFDRALVLEVFFACNKNEELAANYLLDHMHEFED; encoded by the exons GTTGCTGATGTGAAGGCAAATATAGAGGCAGTTCAAGGATCAGATGTTTATCCTGCTTCACAACAGATGCTTATCCATCAAGGAAAGGTTCTTAAGGATGGCACAACATTGGATGAAAACAAAGTTGctgaaaatagttttgtagTTGTCATGTTATCAAAG AATAAGAGCTCATCTGAAGGTTCAACCGCATCAACTGCACCTGCACCTGCACCTGCACCTGCACCTACACCTATAGTTAAG GCCCCATCTGCAAGTGCCCCTCCTCCAACTACAACTTCAACATTAACAGCACCTCAAGCTCCTGTAGTAGCCTTGCCACC GCCTGCAACCGTACCTGCCCCTGCTCCAGCTGCAACTCCAGCATCTACAGTCACTGTTGT CAGATCTGAGGCTGATGCCTATGGCCAAGCAGCTTCAAATCTAGTTGCAGGAAACAATTTTGAGGAAGCTATCCAACAAATTCTTGATATGGGGGGAGGGACTTGGGACAGGGACACTGTAGTCCGTGCTCTTCGTGCTGCATATAATAACCCAGAGCGTGCAGTTGAATATCTATATTCT GGTATCCCTGAGCAAGCTGAAGTTCCACCTGTGGCTCGTGCCCCTCCCAGTGGGCAAGCTGCAAATCCTCCAGCCCAATCTCAGCAACCAGTACCTGCTCCTTCAAGTGGGCCCAATGCAAATCCATTAGATCTTTTCCCCCAG GGCATTCCCAATGTGGGTTCAAATCCTGCTGGTGCAGGGACCTTGGATTTTCTTCGCAACAGCCAACAA ttccaAGCTTTGCGAGCTATGGTGCAAGCTAATCCACAAATCTTGCAG CCTATGCTTCAAGAGCTTGGAAAACAAAATCCTCAGCTAATGAGGCTTATTCAAGAACATCAGGCTGATTTCCTTCGCCTTATCAATGAACCTGTAGAAGGGGGAGAGGG GAACATACTGGGGCAGCTTGCTGCAGCAATGCCACAGGCAGTGACAGTGACGCCGGAGGAACGGGAAGCCATAGCTCGT cTTGAAGCAATGGGTTTTGACCGTGCCCTGGTGTTGGAGGTGTTTTTTGCCTGCAATAAGAATGAGGAGCTGGCTGCCAACTATCTTTTAGACCACATGCATGAGTTCGAGGATTGA